Proteins from a genomic interval of Zonotrichia albicollis isolate bZonAlb1 chromosome 18, bZonAlb1.hap1, whole genome shotgun sequence:
- the ANHX gene encoding anomalous homeobox protein, translated as MAPRPSPRKTCGTQPRQGFYILQHLRSARACRLQFSRNFTKLVSPGLNILKSFQQDMMMKQFMAMLTKNENEHPPPTKLLDLAGQLCQELQSSSPSLEKLVEAMMKCKNNRDFLTNIHVVRACVSVHIHKGQHDAACRLLEHCKAQEKEELVQLWHEVHYQRVMEKQQTDVLTPLQKFRCRKRNPPPLSLCPDGLKNRNYSEEVRQHLFRFAAEVTANPDKKQKEELARAVNLRPTQVCNWFANYRRRQKSRLVRVEELNNSCPERALASHRSEPQDKGSNTPQTAGGSHVDISPGQTEITHMPSEPGWEQSAAPLYKPPEGTYLKMLESSCVQSPELYEAGTSMALFTTHSSEQPVPFGTEAVREAGTCFGSPVLLPGEAVSRAAGSPCQGSFVLRSSQSFPSVNYCLPMWWPPYSTGGGSGSVWTPGVEVPLRLCLAALSAHLFLHPVWKKAKPWDKARSRRILLLTH; from the exons ATGGCGCCGCGTCCTTCGCCCAGGAAAACGTGCGGGACACAGCCCCGGCAAGGCTTTTACATTTTACAGCACCTGCGGTCTGCCCGGGCCTGCCGCCTGCAATTTTCGAGAAATTTCACCAAATTAGTTTCACCTGGACTTAATATTTT AAAAAGCTTCCAACAGGACATGATGATGAAGCAGTTCATGGCCATGTTAACGAAGAATGAAAACGAGCATCCCCCACCCACCAAACTGCTGGATCTAGCAGGACAGCTTTGCCAGGAGCTCCAGAGCTCTTCTCCTAGTCTGGAGAAGCTGGTTGAAGCCATGATGAAATGCAAGAACAACAGAGATTTTCTTACTAACATCCATGTTGTCCGAGCTTGTGTGTCCGTTCATATCCATAAAGGGCAACATGATGCAGCCTGCAGACTCCTGGAG CATTGCAAGGCACAAGAGAAGGAAGAACTGGTGCAGCTTTGGCATGAGGTTCACTACCAGAGGGTTATGGAGAAGCAGCAGACAGATGTTCTGACACCACTGCAGAAATTCCGTTGCAGGAAGAG GAATCCTCCACCTCTTTCCCTTTGTCCTGATGGTTTGAAGAATCGAAATTATTCAGAAGAAGTCCGCCAGCACCTGTTCAGGTTTGCTGCAGAGGTGACAGCAAATCCAGACAAGAAACAGAAG GAGGAACTGGCTCGGGCCGTGAACCTGCGGCCAACCCAGGTCTGTAACTGGTTTGCAAATTATCGACGCCGCCAGAAATCCCGTCTTGTTCGTGTGGAAGAGCTCAACAATTCCTGTCCTGAGAGGGCTTTGGCTTCCCACAGAAGTGAGCCACAGGATAAAGGATCCAACACTCCACAAACTGCAG GTGGATCTCATGTGGACATCAGCCCTGGGCAAACAGAGATAACCCACATGCCCAGTGAGCCAGGATGGGAGCAGTCAGCTGCACCTCTGTATAAGCCTCCTGAAGGGACATATTTAAAGATGCTGGAATCCAG CTGtgtgcagagccctgagctgtATGAAGCTGGAACAAGCATGGCTTTGTTCACCACTCACAGCTCTGAACAACCTGTACCTTTTGGCACTGAGGCTGTGAGGGAAGCAGGAACCTGCTTTGgctctcctgtgctgctgcctggagaagcagtgagcagagctgctggcagcccctgccaggggagcTTTGTCCTGCGCTCCTCCCAGTCCTTTCCCTCTGTGAATTATTGCCTGCCCATGTGGTGGCCCCCTTACAGCACTGGAGGAGGCTCTGGCTCCGTGTGGACCCCAGGTGTAGAAG TTCCTCTCAGACTGTGTTTGGCAGCACTCAGTGCCCACCTGTTTCTGCACCCTGTATGGAAGAAAGCCAAGCCCTGGGACAAAGCCAG GTCCCGGAGGATCCTGTTGTTGACTCACTAA
- the YWHAH gene encoding 14-3-3 protein eta: protein MGDREQLLQRARLAEQAERYDDMASAMKSVTELNEPLSNEDRNLLSVAYKNVVGARRSSWRVISSIEQKTMADGNEKKLEKVKAYREKIEKELETVCNDVLALLDKYLIKNCNDFQYESKVFYLKMKGDYYRYLAEVAAGEKKNSVVEASEAAYKEAFEISKEHMQPTHPIRLGLALNFSVFYYEIQNAPEQACLLAKQAFDDAIAELDTLNEDSYKDSTLIMQLLRDNLTLWTSDQQDEEAGEGNN, encoded by the exons ATGGGGGAccgagagcagctgctgcagagagcccgCCTGGCCGAGCAGGCGGAGAGATACGATGACATGGCCTCGGCCATGAAGTCG GTAACTGAGCTGAATGAGCCCCTCTCAAACGAGGACAGAAACCTGCTGTCTGTGGCCTACAAGAACGTGGTGGGAGCCAGACGGTCCTCCTGGCGCGTCATCAGCAGCATAGAGCAGAAGACCATGGCAGATGGCAATGAGAAGAAGCTGGAGAAGGTTAAAGCCTATAGGGAGAAGATAGAAAAGGAGCTGGAGACAGTCTGCAATGATGTTTTGGCTCTCCTAGATAAATACTTGATCAAGAACTGCAATGACTTCCAGTATGAGAGCAAGGTCTTTTACCTGAAAATGAAGGGGGATTACTACCGCTACCTGGCAGAAGTTGCTGCTGGAGAGAAGAAGAACAGTGTGGTGGAAGCCTCAGAAGCTGCCTATAAAGAGGCCTTTGAAATCAGCAAAGAGCACATGCAGCCCACTCACCCCATTAGGCTTGGGCTGGCACTCAATTTCTCAGTGTTCTACTATGAAATCCAGAATGCCCCTGAGCAGGCCTGCCTTTTAGCCAAACAAGCCTTTGATGATGCCATAGCAGAGCTGGACACACTAAATGAGGATTCCTACAAGGACTCCACTCTCATCATGCAGTTACTTCGAGATAACCTCACTCTGTGGACGAGTGATCAGCAGGATGAAGAAGCAGGAGAGGGCAATAATTAA